The Lacrimispora xylanolytica genome has a segment encoding these proteins:
- a CDS encoding CAP domain-containing protein, translating into MRKLTALGLMTLTLTSMIPLTANAAVRCNIPSFSGRNVISINGFSNSDDLKTKLQQMGINCNNININDINKYLNSCQNGGNGTNTNTNTNTNTNTNTNTNTNTNTNTNTNTNTNTNTNTNTNTNTNTNTNTNTNTNTTNKTYTQQVVDLVNTERAKEGLAPLTIDPSVEKAASVRANEIQSNFDHTRPNGSSFSSALKEQGVNFRGAGENIAWGQRTPQEVVTAWMNSPGHRANIMNKSFTHIGVGNTQNGSGTQYWVQLFTY; encoded by the coding sequence TTGAGAAAATTAACAGCACTTGGATTGATGACACTGACTTTAACAAGCATGATCCCATTAACGGCAAACGCAGCAGTGAGGTGTAATATCCCTTCATTCTCAGGAAGAAATGTAATTTCTATCAATGGATTCTCCAATTCCGATGATTTAAAAACAAAATTACAGCAGATGGGTATTAATTGTAATAATATCAATATTAATGATATTAACAAGTATTTAAATAGCTGCCAGAACGGCGGAAATGGTACAAACACCAATACAAATACAAATACTAACACCAATACAAACACCAACACCAACACCAATACAAACACCAATACCAACACAAACACTAATACCAACACAAACACTAATACCAACACAAATACCAATACCAATACCAATACCAATACCAATACCAATACCAACACCACTAACAAGACTTACACACAGCAGGTAGTTGATCTGGTAAATACAGAAAGAGCAAAAGAAGGTCTTGCACCTCTTACCATCGATCCAAGTGTTGAAAAGGCAGCTAGCGTAAGAGCCAATGAGATTCAGTCAAACTTTGACCACACTCGTCCTAACGGAAGTTCTTTCTCAAGCGCATTAAAAGAGCAGGGGGTAAATTTCCGTGGAGCAGGTGAGAACATTGCCTGGGGCCAGAGAACTCCTCAGGAAGTTGTAACTGCTTGGATGAACAGCCCGGGACATCGTGCAAATATCATGAATAAGAGCTTTACACATATCGGTGTAGGCAATACTCAAAACGGAAGCGGAACACAGTACTGGGTACAGCTGTTTACATATTAA
- a CDS encoding GNAT family N-acetyltransferase gives MDIKVYEQLPEDAKYIRRNVFIEEQGFENEFDDIDDMSTHILIYESSIPVATCRLYYNDERQSHVIGRIAVLKKFRGKNYGAELIKMAEQEIVKMQGKTAHLSAQVRVSAFYKKNGYIAMDEVHVDEGCPHVWMKKELR, from the coding sequence ATGGATATTAAAGTATACGAACAATTACCAGAGGATGCAAAATACATCCGCAGAAACGTGTTTATTGAGGAGCAAGGATTTGAAAACGAATTTGATGATATTGATGATATGTCTACACATATTTTGATATATGAATCATCTATTCCCGTTGCTACATGCAGGCTTTATTATAATGATGAAAGGCAAAGCCATGTCATAGGACGTATTGCAGTTTTAAAGAAATTTAGAGGGAAAAATTATGGAGCTGAATTGATTAAAATGGCAGAACAAGAAATTGTAAAAATGCAAGGGAAAACGGCCCATTTATCTGCACAAGTCAGAGTGTCTGCGTTTTATAAGAAAAATGGATATATTGCAATGGACGAAGTTCATGTTGATGAAGGATGCCCACATGTTTGGATGAAGAAGGAGTTGAGATAA
- a CDS encoding NADPH-dependent FMN reductase, whose product MSTKKIGVIVGSLRRDSFSLAVAKAAVSVAPQELSLKFIEIGDLPMFNQDFDDDGTTPDSWVRFRNEIKELDGVIFVTPEYNRSFPAVLKNAIDIASRPYGSNAWDGKAGGIISVTPGGLGAFGANHHLRQPMTFLNVFMLQQPEAYISNVADQLNDKGEFADESSLEYLKNYMEAFSQWVNKVSAS is encoded by the coding sequence ATGAGTACAAAAAAGATTGGTGTTATTGTCGGAAGCCTTAGGAGAGATTCATTTAGCCTTGCGGTAGCAAAGGCAGCAGTTTCAGTGGCTCCACAAGAGCTTTCCCTTAAATTTATCGAAATAGGTGATTTACCAATGTTTAATCAGGACTTTGATGATGATGGAACCACTCCTGATTCCTGGGTCAGATTCCGTAACGAAATCAAAGAACTGGATGGAGTTATCTTTGTTACACCAGAATATAACCGTTCATTCCCGGCAGTACTTAAGAATGCCATTGATATCGCTTCCAGACCATACGGAAGTAATGCATGGGATGGAAAGGCAGGCGGTATCATCAGTGTAACTCCAGGAGGTCTTGGAGCCTTTGGTGCGAACCATCATTTACGTCAGCCAATGACATTTTTAAACGTTTTTATGCTGCAGCAGCCAGAAGCCTACATCAGCAATGTTGCTGACCAGTTAAATGATAAAGGCGAATTCGCAGACGAGAGCAGCCTGGAGTATTTAAAGAATTACATGGAGGCGTTTTCTCAGTGGGTAAATAAAGTATCTGCTTCCTAA
- a CDS encoding methyl-accepting chemotaxis protein, giving the protein MEKESKNEIPQNLNGAGKTVNKQQSIKKNLLRGIIGLAVVISVFFGIANAIVLYNDSKNNMETRLIENRNAYCVAVQNAINVYRFQVESFAQNELITDASRPQIARKQVMDELAKKNGFLEIAVTDANGKATNGADVSDREYFKQAMAGNTYLSSTLVSTVDGKVIMIIAAPITKGGQKGIVYAKLDSNTFSGMIDDVSIGKSGYGFIVDKEGKYLAHPDTSIVTDQVNYIEKAKEDSSFAQLASLIKKMTSGKTGLDTVMHKGAKQVVGYMSIPGTDGWSIAVTAKTSEMLSSFYTSIGITVLLSALFVILSVVMAFRIAGPIVNPIISLVRRIEDLALGDLHSEVPQVDSEDEIGKLSKSFTTTVNKLNDYIQEISYVLNSLEQGNCTVETVQDYTGDFTAIRDALNKIINNLNSTFTNIKGASDQVASGADQVSSASQALASGATEQASSVEELNASITGVANQAEENVVHVQKATEYVVQADEGIKESNGRMKELNSAMGEISQSSAEISTITKVIEDIAFQTNILALNAAIEAARAGSVGKGFAVVADEVRNLAAKSAEAAKKTAELIDHSAATVSKGERLAEETTQILVDVAEKARLANESIQRIEKASYDQAQSIEQINQGLFQVSAVVQTNAATAEESSASSEELAAQALILQQEVEKFTLKDTPAVSYQTMQQTDDYFVDTPEEAFGTGKY; this is encoded by the coding sequence GTGGAAAAAGAGTCAAAGAATGAAATACCCCAGAACCTGAACGGCGCAGGTAAAACAGTCAATAAGCAACAATCAATAAAAAAGAATCTTTTAAGGGGCATTATAGGATTGGCAGTTGTCATTTCCGTTTTCTTCGGAATTGCAAATGCCATTGTTTTATATAATGATTCGAAAAACAACATGGAGACCCGTTTGATTGAAAATCGTAATGCATACTGCGTGGCGGTACAAAATGCCATCAATGTATACCGGTTCCAGGTTGAGTCCTTTGCACAGAACGAACTGATTACTGACGCATCAAGACCACAAATAGCAAGAAAACAGGTCATGGATGAGCTGGCAAAAAAGAATGGCTTTTTAGAGATTGCAGTTACGGATGCAAACGGAAAAGCAACCAATGGTGCCGATGTCAGTGATCGTGAGTATTTTAAGCAGGCAATGGCAGGAAATACATATTTGTCCTCCACCTTGGTAAGCACAGTGGATGGAAAAGTAATTATGATTATAGCGGCACCAATTACCAAGGGCGGTCAAAAGGGGATTGTCTATGCAAAACTGGACAGCAATACCTTTAGTGGGATGATTGATGATGTGTCTATAGGCAAATCCGGATACGGTTTTATCGTGGACAAGGAAGGAAAGTATCTGGCTCATCCTGATACCAGCATAGTCACCGACCAGGTAAATTACATAGAGAAGGCAAAAGAGGACTCTTCCTTTGCCCAATTAGCAAGCCTTATTAAGAAAATGACCTCTGGTAAGACAGGACTTGACACAGTTATGCATAAAGGTGCTAAGCAGGTTGTTGGCTATATGAGCATTCCAGGAACAGATGGCTGGTCTATCGCAGTTACTGCAAAGACTTCCGAGATGCTATCAAGCTTTTATACATCCATTGGAATCACCGTATTACTCTCAGCCTTATTTGTAATTCTTTCAGTTGTTATGGCATTTCGGATTGCCGGCCCCATTGTAAATCCGATCATCTCCTTGGTTCGGAGAATTGAAGATTTAGCTTTGGGCGACCTACATTCAGAAGTGCCCCAGGTGGATTCTGAAGATGAAATCGGAAAGCTATCCAAATCCTTTACAACCACAGTCAATAAGTTAAATGATTATATTCAGGAAATCTCCTATGTTTTAAACAGTCTGGAGCAGGGAAATTGTACGGTAGAGACTGTTCAGGATTATACCGGTGACTTTACAGCAATCAGAGACGCTTTAAATAAGATTATCAACAATTTAAATTCAACCTTTACCAATATCAAAGGTGCATCCGATCAGGTAGCCAGCGGCGCGGATCAGGTTTCCAGCGCTTCTCAGGCACTGGCCTCTGGCGCCACAGAGCAGGCCTCCTCTGTAGAGGAGCTGAATGCCTCGATCACTGGTGTTGCGAATCAGGCGGAGGAGAATGTGGTTCACGTACAGAAGGCGACAGAATACGTGGTTCAAGCTGATGAAGGAATCAAAGAAAGCAACGGCCGCATGAAGGAATTAAACTCTGCTATGGGTGAAATCAGCCAGTCTTCTGCTGAGATTTCAACCATTACAAAGGTCATTGAAGACATTGCATTCCAGACTAATATTCTGGCACTTAACGCTGCAATTGAGGCAGCCAGGGCTGGAAGCGTAGGAAAAGGCTTTGCCGTGGTCGCAGATGAGGTTCGGAATCTGGCGGCCAAATCAGCCGAGGCTGCGAAAAAGACAGCAGAGCTTATCGACCATTCCGCGGCAACCGTTTCCAAGGGAGAGAGGCTTGCAGAAGAGACCACCCAGATTCTAGTGGATGTAGCAGAGAAAGCCAGACTCGCCAACGAATCCATACAGCGGATTGAAAAAGCTTCCTATGACCAGGCCCAGTCCATTGAACAGATCAATCAGGGACTTTTCCAGGTGTCTGCAGTGGTTCAGACCAATGCAGCAACAGCAGAAGAGAGCTCTGCCTCCAGTGAAGAGCTTGCAGCTCAGGCGCTTATCCTTCAGCAGGAAGTGGAGAAGTTTACTTTAAAAGATACTCCGGCAGTATCTTACCAAACGATGCAGCAGACAGATGATTATTTTGTTGATACACCAGAAGAAGCATTTGGTACCGGTAAGTATTAA
- a CDS encoding RrF2 family transcriptional regulator yields the protein MKISTKGRYAVRLMIDLAEHNNGEFITLMDIAERQEISEKYLESIVSILSKNGLLISLRGKGGGYKLAKDPEFYTVGSILRLTEGSLAPVSCMEGEANNCNRASHCQTLEMWEGLNKLINDYFDGITIADLVRKSDYSDNYII from the coding sequence ATGAAAATTTCAACAAAGGGCCGGTATGCGGTCAGACTAATGATAGACCTTGCAGAGCATAACAACGGAGAATTTATAACGCTTATGGATATCGCAGAGCGCCAGGAGATTTCGGAAAAATATTTGGAATCCATCGTATCCATACTCAGCAAGAATGGCCTTCTTATTTCCTTAAGAGGAAAAGGCGGCGGATATAAACTTGCTAAGGATCCGGAATTTTATACGGTAGGCAGCATTTTAAGACTGACGGAAGGCTCCCTCGCTCCTGTTTCCTGCATGGAAGGGGAGGCGAATAACTGCAACCGGGCATCCCATTGCCAGACCCTCGAGATGTGGGAAGGGTTAAACAAACTGATCAATGATTACTTTGATGGAATCACCATTGCAGATCTGGTTCGTAAGAGTGATTACAGCGACAATTACATCATATAG
- the cysK gene encoding cysteine synthase A — protein MAKIYTSADQLIGRTPLLELSNIEKELGLKAKLLGKLEYFNPAGSVKDRIAKAMIDDAEAAGILTSDSVIIEPTSGNTGIGLSSVAAARGYRVMIVMPETMSLERRTLMKAYGAELVLTEGSKGMKGAIAKAEELAKEIPNSFIPSQFNNMSNPRVHRETTGPEIYEDTDGKVDIFVAGVGTGGTVTGVGEYLKSKNPSVKIVAVEPATSPVLSTGTAGPHKIQGIGAGFVPNVLNTDIYDEVIPVADGDAFDTGRKIGKMEGILVGISSGAAVWAAIRLAQRPENEGKNIVVLLPDTGDRYLSTSMFAD, from the coding sequence ATGGCAAAAATATATACTTCAGCGGATCAGCTTATTGGAAGAACTCCGCTTCTTGAATTATCTAATATAGAAAAAGAATTAGGCTTAAAGGCAAAGCTCTTAGGAAAGCTGGAATACTTTAATCCTGCCGGTTCTGTAAAGGATAGAATAGCCAAAGCAATGATCGATGATGCGGAGGCTGCCGGAATTTTAACTTCGGATTCTGTCATTATTGAACCAACTTCCGGGAATACTGGTATAGGACTTTCATCCGTGGCAGCAGCCAGAGGGTATCGGGTCATGATCGTTATGCCGGAGACCATGTCACTGGAACGGCGCACCTTGATGAAAGCTTATGGGGCAGAACTGGTTCTTACTGAAGGTTCCAAGGGAATGAAAGGGGCCATTGCAAAAGCAGAGGAATTAGCGAAAGAAATTCCTAACAGCTTTATTCCCAGTCAGTTTAACAATATGTCTAATCCCCGGGTTCACAGAGAGACCACAGGTCCCGAAATATACGAAGACACGGACGGCAAGGTTGATATTTTTGTCGCTGGTGTTGGTACTGGCGGCACAGTTACCGGTGTGGGAGAGTATCTAAAATCCAAGAATCCATCGGTAAAAATTGTTGCGGTTGAACCTGCAACCTCTCCGGTATTATCAACTGGAACAGCCGGTCCTCATAAGATTCAGGGAATCGGTGCTGGTTTTGTACCAAATGTTTTAAATACGGATATTTATGATGAAGTAATTCCGGTTGCCGATGGAGACGCCTTTGACACCGGTAGAAAAATTGGAAAAATGGAAGGAATCTTAGTAGGAATTTCTTCGGGCGCAGCTGTATGGGCTGCCATTCGTCTGGCACAGAGGCCAGAGAATGAGGGGAAGAATATTGTTGTGCTTCTTCCCGACACAGGTGATCGTTATTTATCAACAAGTATGTTTGCTGATTGA
- a CDS encoding pirin family protein — MSRRNIKKQIRGQRAVDGAGVHMVRVLGYHDVKEFDPFLMMDSFDSTNPADYIAGFPMHPHRGIETVTYLISGRMDHKDSLGNKGTINSGECQWMTAGSGILHEEMPQPSEKMLGLQLWLNLPREEKMADPAYLPITKDMIPRVPSGNATVGVLSGSFQGAKGVTPKHIPATIYDVELPKGEEITLPTNSEETVYIFLIQGDGVVEDQNIPEKTAILFGEGDEITVKASISRDLRFILFSGRPLHEPIAWGGPIAMNTQEELDLAFDELRRGTFIKHK, encoded by the coding sequence TTGAGCAGGCGAAATATCAAAAAGCAGATCCGTGGCCAGAGAGCCGTAGACGGAGCAGGTGTTCATATGGTACGTGTGTTGGGATATCATGATGTGAAGGAATTTGATCCATTTTTAATGATGGATTCCTTTGATTCTACTAATCCGGCCGATTATATAGCAGGTTTTCCCATGCACCCTCACAGAGGAATTGAAACCGTTACTTATTTGATTTCCGGTCGAATGGACCATAAAGACAGCCTTGGAAACAAGGGCACGATCAATTCCGGGGAATGCCAGTGGATGACAGCAGGCAGCGGAATTCTCCATGAGGAGATGCCTCAGCCATCAGAGAAGATGCTGGGCCTGCAGCTTTGGCTTAACCTACCCCGGGAAGAAAAGATGGCGGATCCGGCGTATCTTCCTATTACAAAGGATATGATTCCAAGAGTACCAAGTGGAAATGCCACAGTGGGAGTACTATCTGGAAGCTTTCAGGGTGCAAAGGGGGTAACTCCAAAGCATATTCCTGCTACCATCTATGATGTAGAACTTCCAAAAGGAGAGGAAATCACCTTACCAACCAATTCCGAAGAAACCGTTTATATTTTCCTGATTCAGGGAGATGGCGTAGTTGAGGATCAGAACATTCCTGAAAAAACAGCCATTTTATTTGGGGAAGGAGATGAAATCACGGTGAAAGCCTCAATAAGCAGAGACCTTCGGTTCATTCTCTTTTCCGGCAGGCCGCTTCATGAACCCATTGCCTGGGGAGGGCCAATTGCCATGAATACCCAGGAAGAACTGGACCTGGCATTTGATGAGCTTCGCAGAGGAACATTTATCAAACACAAATAA
- a CDS encoding GNAT family N-acetyltransferase yields the protein MNLRLVPLDEKYKKQLFDMMEEWSGTGEQIVPYAIRRCDYHDFDSYRDNLENKNPTPATVPDTTLFCLDEERDIFVGAVNIRHYLNDALLLNGGHIGDGVRPTERRKGVATKMIGLALQECKKIGLDRVLMVCDKNNIGSSKSIQNNGGILENEILVDGIVEQRFWIDLT from the coding sequence ATGAATTTACGATTGGTTCCATTGGATGAAAAGTATAAAAAACAATTATTTGATATGATGGAAGAATGGAGTGGGACAGGTGAGCAAATTGTACCCTATGCGATAAGACGATGTGATTATCATGATTTTGACAGTTATAGAGATAATTTAGAGAACAAAAATCCTACGCCTGCTACAGTGCCGGATACTACACTTTTTTGCTTAGATGAAGAAAGAGATATATTTGTTGGAGCGGTGAATATTCGTCATTATTTAAACGATGCACTTCTGTTAAATGGCGGACACATTGGTGATGGAGTCAGACCCACGGAACGAAGAAAAGGTGTGGCAACCAAAATGATTGGTCTGGCACTGCAGGAATGTAAGAAAATCGGGTTAGATCGAGTATTGATGGTATGTGACAAAAACAACATTGGCTCTTCTAAAAGTATACAGAACAATGGTGGTATTCTGGAAAACGAAATTCTGGTGGATGGAATTGTTGAGCAAAGATTTTGGATTGATCTTACATAA
- a CDS encoding ABC transporter ATP-binding protein, translating into MLRIDHLTKTYGGKKAVDDVSLTIHAGDLFGFIGHNGAGKTTTIRSAVGILDFEQGSIMVDGHSLEDEPLACKQVIAYLPDNPDLYDYLTGIQYLSFIADIFRVGKQEREERIADYSKRLELTANLGDLIGSYSHGMKQKLALISAFLHKPRLLVLDEPFVGLDPSAAFRLKEMMKEMCDQGGAIFFSTHVLDVAEKLCNRIGIIKGGRLIACGSTEEVRGDSSLEHAFLEVLDND; encoded by the coding sequence ATACTGAGAATTGATCATTTAACCAAGACTTATGGAGGTAAAAAAGCAGTGGATGACGTAAGCCTCACCATACATGCAGGCGATCTTTTTGGCTTTATTGGACATAACGGAGCAGGAAAGACCACCACCATCCGCTCAGCAGTGGGGATACTGGATTTTGAACAGGGAAGCATTATGGTTGACGGTCATTCCCTGGAGGATGAACCTCTGGCCTGCAAACAGGTGATTGCCTACCTGCCGGATAATCCTGATCTTTATGACTATTTAACAGGAATCCAATATCTCTCCTTTATAGCCGATATCTTTCGTGTAGGAAAGCAGGAACGGGAGGAACGAATTGCTGATTATTCCAAACGGTTGGAGCTAACGGCAAATCTGGGTGATTTAATTGGCTCCTATTCTCATGGAATGAAGCAAAAGCTGGCACTCATCTCCGCGTTTTTGCATAAACCGCGTTTACTGGTTCTTGACGAGCCTTTTGTCGGACTGGATCCATCAGCAGCTTTTCGGCTTAAAGAGATGATGAAAGAGATGTGTGACCAGGGAGGTGCCATCTTTTTTTCCACCCATGTATTGGACGTGGCTGAAAAGCTGTGCAACCGCATCGGCATTATCAAAGGCGGCAGGCTGATTGCCTGCGGAAGCACCGAAGAGGTGCGGGGAGATTCAAGCCTTGAGCACGCGTTTTTGGAGGTGTTAGACAATGACTGA
- a CDS encoding helix-turn-helix domain-containing protein, giving the protein MDKKIMKHMISCFVDPVDSRILLEIKERKTATAKELALTLTDISQASLYRHLGKMVKHGVLIIAEERPVRALMEKVYALNMDENLDIPRLLKENRGDVYMSLFAQFSAALMREFADYTARDGIDILKDGSGFSTGPIAVNSQELETLMIQIGELIAPYRMPEQAAKSGRKMHSLALIVTPPKQGGEKNE; this is encoded by the coding sequence ATGGACAAAAAAATAATGAAACATATGATATCCTGCTTCGTAGATCCCGTCGACTCAAGAATTCTTCTTGAGATAAAAGAAAGAAAAACAGCTACTGCAAAAGAGCTGGCCCTGACGCTGACCGACATCTCCCAGGCGTCTCTGTATCGTCACCTGGGAAAGATGGTCAAGCATGGAGTTCTGATCATAGCGGAAGAACGGCCGGTACGGGCATTAATGGAAAAGGTCTATGCACTAAACATGGACGAAAACCTGGACATTCCCCGTCTGCTGAAAGAAAACCGGGGAGATGTGTATATGAGTCTGTTCGCTCAGTTTTCCGCCGCTCTCATGAGGGAATTCGCAGATTATACCGCCCGTGATGGTATTGATATTCTAAAAGATGGTTCCGGCTTTTCCACCGGCCCCATTGCTGTAAATTCTCAGGAGTTAGAAACTTTAATGATTCAAATTGGGGAACTGATTGCTCCTTACCGAATGCCGGAGCAAGCCGCAAAATCTGGAAGAAAGATGCACTCCCTGGCTCTTATCGTTACCCCACCCAAACAAGGAGGAGAAAAAAATGAGTGA